GGGCGCCACCGGCATCTGGGGCATGAGCGGCAATCTCGGCGTGCTGAGGGCGCTCAACCCCGTGCGCGGCGTGATGTTCCTCTTCAGCCCCACCAACCACGCCGGCCTCATGGTCCTGGGCTACGTCTTCCTCGCCACGACCGGTGCCGAGGCGCTCTACTCCGACATGGGCCACGTGGGCAAGTCGAACATCTACGCCTCCTGGCCCTTCGTCAAGGTCTGCCTCATCCTGAACTACCTCGGCCAGGGCGCCTGGCTCATCGCCAACGCCAACAACGCCACCCTGGACGCCATCCCCGACATGAACCCGTTCTTCCAGATGCTGCCCGAGCAGATGCGTACCTTCGCGGTCATCCTCTCCACCGTGGCGGCCATCATCGCCAGCCAGGCCCTCATCACGGGCTCGTACACGCTCGTCTCTGAGGCCACGCGCCTCGACCTGATGCCCCACCTGCAGATCCACTACCCCTCCGAGACCAAGGGCCAGCTCTACATCCCGCTCGTCAACACCATCATGTGGGTCGGCTGCACGGGCGTGGTGCTGCTCTTCCAGACCTCGAGCCACATGGAGGCCGCCTACGGCCTGGCCATCACGCTCACGATGCTCATGACCACGCTGCTGCTCACGGTCTACCTCGGGCGCGTGCGGCACAACCCGGCCGGGGCCGTCGTGTTCTGCTGCTTCTTCGTCGTGCTCGAGGCCGCGTTCTTCTTCTCGAGCCTCACCAAGTTCGCCCACGGCGGCTACGTCACGATCCTCATGGCGGCCGTGCTCTTCGCCCTCATGGTGATCTGGCGCCGTGGCACCGCCGTCGAGCACACCCAGACGGTGTACCTGCCCGTCGAGCGCTACGTGGACCAGCTCCGCCACCTCCGCGACGACGCGAGCTACCCGCTCCTGGCCGACAACCTCGTCTTCCTCACCAACGACTCCTCGCTCGAGATGCTCGACCGCGACATCCTCTACTCGATCCTCGACAAGCACCCCAAGCGTGCCAAGGCCTACTGGTTCCTGAACGTCACGGTGACCGACGAGCCCTACACGCACTCCTACGTGGTCAACTCGTTCGGGACCGACTTCATCTTCAAGGTCCAGCTCCAGCTGGGCTTCAAGGTGAACCAGCGCGTGAACGCGTACCTGCGCCAGGTCGTGGCCGACCTCATGACCACGAGCGAGCTGGCGCCCCAGCACCACGAGTACTCGATCTACAAGCATCCCGGCAGCGTCGGCGACTTCCGCTTCTGCATGATCCGCAAGGTCCTCGCCCCCGAGACGGACATCACGCACCAGGACCGTGCCGTCATGACGGCCAAGTACTTCATCCGCCGCGTCTGCGGCAGCGCCGCCCAGTGGTACGGCCTCCAGAGCTCGGCCATCATCTTCGAGTACGTGCCCCTCTTCGGGCGCGAGCGCTCGGTGGACCGCCTCGAGCGACTGCCGCTCGCCGGCGTCATCATGGCGCACGACTCTGAGGCCGACGAGGAGGACATCTTCACCGACTCCATGGCAGCGGCCCGTGCCGCCAACGCCGAGGAGACCTACGAGCAGGTCATCGGCGGCGAGGAGACGGGCTCCTTCCCCGCCATGCCCACCGACGACGACTACTCCGACGGCAACGACTCCAACGACGCGTAGGGTCGGCCCCACAGCACAAGCTCACGCAGACGGCCCCCACGCCCGGACGGACGTGGGGGCCGTCCCTTGATGCGACCGGCCACGACCGGGGCACACATACCAGAGGAGGCGCGGCACCCGAGCGGATGCCGCGCCTCCCTCATGACGTTCCTGCAGGAGCGAGCCTAATGCCCTACCAGCCGGCCTCGCAGTCGGGGGTGGTGCGGACGCTCAGGGTCTGCGTGGCCTGCGTCGACGTGGTGACGCTGTAGCTCACCGTGGTCGACTCCCCGCCCTCGGTCTGCACGATGCCCGACCAGACGTCGAATCCCGTGATGGACCCCTCGGCCAGGTTCCACCCGCCGCTCACCTGAACGTCGGTGATGGAGCCACCGGCAGGCGCATAGAGGTACAGGTGTGTGATCATGTCCGTCTTCGAGCGCTTGAGAGGCGAATACCCATAGACATATTCGGGCGCGCTTGCCGCAATGTCCTTCGTGAACGAGTTCGAGAGCGTGGTCGTGACCTTATAGGTGTACGACCCGTCGGCATTGTGCACGGAGGAGCCGACCTTGGTGTCGATGCCCAGGTACCAGCACATCTTGGCCCAGGTGTCGTCGTTCACGTAGACGCCGACCACCGGCGTGGTCTCGTCGGTCGAGAGCGCGCCCGACATGCCCATAGCATCGATCGCGGACTCCTCGGAGGCGTCCCTCATCCAGACCTGCAGACGGTGGTCCGAGGCGGAGTCGCTAATCAGGGAGGCCAGGGAGGTGAGCTTGACCTTGCCGATGTTCGAGAAGAACTGCGAGAACGCCGAGTCGGCGACCGAGGCGAAGTAGGCGTCCTGGTCGGCCACCGGGATGTCCCAGTAGACGGTGGAGAGCAGCACCTTGGCTGCGTTCGTGCCGTCGACCGTGGTGCCGTCAGGGGCGGTGACGCCGCCCACGAGGCCCAGCATGCTCTGGAGGAAGACGGGGTCGATCGCGATGATGCCGTCGACCTGCTGGCCCTTCTCGGTCTGCCAGAACTCGCTCATGATCTCGGCCGAGCGGGGGAAGTCGGGGTTGAAGTTGGCGCTGCCGGGGCTCTGCTGGGTGCCCACGCCGAAGAGGCTGACCTCCTCGTCGGTGAGCGAGGGCTGGTCGGCCGTATCGGGGCGGGCGCCGGCGATGGTCGTGAAGTCGCCCAGGGTGATGTGGCCGTCGGAGACCGTCATCGTCCCCCAGGAGCCGGGGAACCCGCCGGTCGCACGGATCTCGGAGTTACCCTGCGCGATGATGAGGTAGGTACGGTCCTGCCCGTCACCGCCGAGCATCGACGAGAGGTAGGGGGCTATCTGGTTGGCCTTCTCGGCCGCGGAGGAGGCCGTGGAGAAGGCGCTCTTCACCTTCGAGACGATCGAGGTGATCTGCGAGACATGGGTCTCGGGGAGGGCGTCCACCGCAGCCGAGTCACGCGTCAGGACGGGCGAGACGTCGCTCAGCACCGTCGCCAGGCTCTGGAGGGTGGCGACGTCGATGGAGCCATCATCGCCTATGAGCTTCGAGAGTGACAGGCCGGGCAGCTGCTCGGAGACGGGAAGGAGCGCGTTCTGCGCGACGTCGTCGAGGACGTCCACGAGGTCGCAGGTGGCGGACACGTCGGAGCCGTAGACCGGGACGTAGCTGGCGGCCTTCCACAGGGGGCTCGAGGTCTCCTGCTTCATGTCGGCGGCCTTGGTGCTGATGGTATTGGCTGCCGTCGCGGCCGAGGCGGAGTCCCCCGAGACCGCCGCCGTCTCGAACGTGGACAGGTTGCTCATGACCGCCGTGGCATCGGACTTCACCGTGGTGGCGGAGCGATAGAGCAGGTAGCCGCAGGCACCGAGGGCGACCACGAGGGCGACCAGCACGCAGGCCACGACCTTGGCGACCACATGCCTATGCCGACGGCCGTGGTGGTTGGAGCTGTGGCGACGCTGGTGGGACCTCATCGCACGCTTCTGGGAGTTCGACCCGGTGAAGGTGTACGCGTGCCCGTAAGGCACCCAATCAGACCCGTTGGCCGCATGCGACGGTGCCGCAGCGTGACTTCCGTGCTTGCTCATCAAACGCTCCCCTGCTCGTCTGTACCCTACCTGATTGCGATACCAGCATAAGCCACCTGACCACCCCGCGGTCATCGGGCGAAGTGCTTGCCCCTATAACCCGGGGTCTTGCCGTCCCCCTGCACGGGGTCGCCTGACCCGGACGGCCCGGCCGCTGCGTCGAGCCCGGCGAACAGGTCGTCGGGCTCGTCCATGGCTGGCACATGGTAGCGCCTGCAGACCTTCTCGAGATAGTGGTAGTGCCTCACCATGTGCGCATCGCTCGCCACGAAGGTATAGAGCCCCTCGTCGAGCATGGCCTTGGCGGGGGCCTTCTCGCGTCCGAACCGGCCACCGGCGATGAAGTCCGTGGAGGCCTGAAGCCTGCATCCCATGCGCACGAGCTCCCGCGCGACCTCGATGTCATCCTGGACGGCCACATAGCGCTCCGGGTGGGCGATGATCACGTCGTAGCCCATGCCCTGAAGCTCGAAGATGGTGCGCTCGTAGACCTCGAAGCGCGAGGGCGACGCCCCCACCGAGAGCTCGAGCAGGAAGTCGTTGCTGCCGTCCACATGGAGCCGCTCGGCCCATCCCATCCCGAGCTCCATGAGCTTGCGATGGTTTACCTCGAAGCCCATGCGCAGGGGGAACCCTCCCGCCGCCGCCTTGAAGGCGTCGAAGGCGCCCCACATGGCGTCATAGTCGAAGTAGGGGTCGCGGCAGTGCGGCGTGCACACCATGCTCGTGACGCCAGCGGCCTTGGCCGCGTCGAGCATGGCGAGCGAGTCGGCCATGGTGCGGGCGCCGTCGTCGACGCCAGGCAGGATATGGCAGTGGATGTCACGCACGGCTGCCCCTACAGGTCCTCGTCATCCGATGACGAGAGGTAGGGGTTCCTCGCGGAGGGCGCATAGCCGCCCTTCGGCCGGGCGTACGGGGCTGCCAAGGGAGCCGCGGCAGGTTGGGGTGCCGGGTCCTGGGAGGTGCGGACCCGGGGCGTCGAGGCCATCGCGGCCTTGTGCGCCGTGTTGGCCTCGAGCACGTACTCTGCCGTCGAGTCTGCTGCAGGTACCGCGCGACGCGGCGCAGGGGCCGGTCGCGAGTAGCTCCGTGCGGGCTGGGGGGCAGGCTGCTCCTGCGGCATGGCGATGGGCGAGACGTCCCTCTTGGATCCGTCGGAATCGTTGTAGTACTCGTAGTAGTACTCGGAGCCCCTGCTCTCGCAGGCGTTCATGACCACACCGGCGAGGTTGCCGCCAGCCTTCACCAGCTGCTCGGCAGAGGCGGCGATATCAGGCTTCTTGGTATAGTCCTCGCGCACCACCAGGAACGTCGCGTCGCACATGTGCGAGAGCACGGCGGCATCAACGAAGGTGCCTACCGGGGGCGTATCAAAGACCACGTACTCATAGGAGTCCAAGGCCTCCTGGAGGAGCTCCGCGAAGCGCTTGGACGAGAGGATGTCGGGCGGGTTGGGGATGTGAGGCTCGGCGTCGAGGAAGAAGAAGTTCTTCTGCGGCGTCCTCACGACCGCACTCTCCAGGCTGCTCTGGCCCGAGAGCACGGAGTAGATCCCGGACTTGGGGTGCACGCCCATGCTGTTGGCACAGGAACGCCTGCGCATGTCGCCCTCGACCAGCAGGACCGTCTTGCCCGACGTCGCGATGGCCTGGACCAGGTTGACCGTGACGAAGGTCTTGCCCTCGTTGGGAACGGAGCTCGTCATGACGATGGAACGGACCGGCTTGTCGACGCTCATGAAGCGGATGTTGGCCAGGAGGGTCTTGGCTGCGTTCTGGACCTCAAGGGCCTGGTCCTGGGCCTTCTTCATCTTTGCCATGACTATCTCCCATCCACGAGCGGGAAGTGGCCGACCACGGGGACACCGAGGAGCTCCTCGACCTCGTGGCCGCTGCGGGCACGCGTGTCGAGCATGTCGCGGAGCACCACATATGCCACGGCGACGAGCAGGCCGGCGACGAAGCCCACGAGCACGTACATCAGGCGGTTGGGGCCGCTCGCCGAACTGGGAGCCTGGGCCGCATCGATGGTGTTGATGGCCTCGACGCCCATCGCGGACTTCGCGACGTCGGAGGCAGCACTCACGTAGGCATTGGCCACGTCAGCCGCGACCTGGGCGTCAGGGCCCGTGACCGAGAGCGAGACGACGCGCGTGGTGGTGGAGCTCGTGACCGAGAGCGTGTACGAGCTGAGGTTGCTGATGCCCAGCGAATCCGCGACGGCCTTCTTCACGTTGGAGCTCTTGATGATGGTGACCACGTCGTTGCTCAGCATCTGGCTGGCCGAGAGATCGGTGTACGTGCTGTTGGACGAGCTGCTGGACGACGAGGAGTTCGAAAGCACGTACACCGTGGTGGATGCCGTGTACTGGTTGGGCAGAAACACGCTCACGATCCCTACGACCACGGCAGCACCCACCGCAAGGGTCACAATGAAGCTCAGGTGCTTCCGAAGCAGATGGAAGAGCTCTAGAAGGGTCACGCCTAATCCTTTCACAGAGGGCAACAAACGTGAAAATTATAACGCACCTGCACAGCGTCAGGCAGCGCAGCCTTACCAACCAAGCACTGTCAAAGCCCGTTCACTTTCCATTGCTCTAGTCGTTTGCGACGTCTGAAACCGAACGGCACGATTCGAGATTAGTCATACGTCTTCCACATCATCAGCATGCAGCCTATAACTCACCGTAATCATCAAGCATATGGCAAGATAAACTGACATCGGAGCAAAGAATGCCGAGGACGCGAGGCTGGAAATGAACAGGTACGCAAACGTGATCAGCATAGCTAGGAAGGGCCCCACATCGCCGGAAGCATTGCATAGGGACGCCTTCGCATAGATTGCTTTCAGGAGCAGGAAGATCGAGCCCGCATATAGCAAGGTTCCAGCCCATCCGAACTGACCCAGTAAAATCGGCCAGAAGGTATCCGAGATGAAGCTTGAGGACAAAACAGATAGTCCATATACCGTAGATAGGCCCAAGGACTCATACAAAGGCGAATAGAACTCAGCCTGCGCAGTGATCGCAGAACCGTACGTCGCGAACCCGGTGCCTAATGGAAAGTACCTATTTGCCAGCAGCAACCCACCATTCAGGAGCTGATTTCTGGCTTGGGCATCGTTCTCATAATAATTCGTAATCTGGCTCCAGGCGACTACCAGAATCACAAGAACCAGCAAGGCAACGACGAGTTTCCAGGATCTACGAAAACTTGGAATGCCAAGAATGAGAATTGAAGCGAGGATGGCGAATCCTATTGCCTTGGTTCTCAACGTGAGGACCATTGGTAACAGAGCAAGAAGCATCCAAAAGCGATTTCGCCTGTAGCTCGAACATAGTATCGCAATCAGCCCAACCATCAGAAGGTTGACTACCTCAGGATGGCTGAATATGAACTCAAAGCTCTTCAGACCAAAACGAACCTCATTGGTATTCATCCCTATATCGATGGACAAGCTGATGCAGCCACATAAAGCCGCAACAGCAATAATCAGCTTCGCCTCTGCTTGAAGCATGTTCACAAACGCGTCAGTCAGGTGGATGCTACCTAGAATCAGGAACAGGGCCACAACCGTAACAATGAACTTCGAACAAGTAACGACATCTATTGCAATTGCATAGGTCGAAAGCTGAATCTGGTTCACTACTGTTCCGACCAGCCCATCAACGACCAAAAGAGCCAATAGGATGAGAGAGCCCCTTACAGCCGATTCGATACCGCCTCTGTACTTTAAGCAAGCTACCGCGAGAAGGATACAGGCTGCTTCATCAATATACGAAAACGCCCCTCCATAGGCATCCTGGAAATACAACTGGAATGCGAGCAGATTAATAACAATAAGGCAGCCAAGCTCGGAGACCCGCATATTATAGAGTTGAGAGTTGTTGTCGCTTTCGTGTATCGATATTCGAGTCATCACCTATGCCGTGGGCCAAATAGCCATGACCGACGCCCTCCTCCCAGACGAATAGCTGGAAGGCACGATACGCTGCATCAAAGCTACCTCCCGAACATGGTCCCCAACAATGGTGTTACGTTCCTTCTTGAAGCTCTTGCTAAACAATGCCCAGATTTTCCGTGCTATCTCAGGTCGAACCAAGTCGAGTGGATAGAATGGAACGCCCCGTCGGATCTGCTCCATACTAGCCGCACGAAGGCACCGGCGTGCGGCTGCGCTCCTTCTGCTCATGACACCCGTTTCAAACGAGATCATCATATATGCTAACCAAGCGAGCAACGGCTTTGTCTATTGAAAAGTCCTCTGCAATCCTCTGTCGACCAGAAGAACCGATCTTGGCCCGTTTCTCAGGCGAACCAAGCAAGTCTGCGAGTAACGAGCTGAGCCTCAATTCGTCTCCTGGCTCTATAAGATAGCCATTTTTGCCGTCATCGATGATCTGCGGGATTCCTCCGACGCTCGTTGCGATAGAAGGGATGCCACACGCCATCGATTCAAGCAAACTCATAGGCATTCCCTCATGTCTTGAAGGCAAACAGAAAATGGCGGCGCGCTCAAGTAAGTGGTCTTTCTCCTTGCCAGATACCCATCCGCAGAACCTGCATCTATCAGCGATGCCCAACCTCTTGGCCAAGGCCTCATACTCCTCAGCAGACCCATCGCCCCCAAAAACGAGGCTGGTATTTGGGTTCATTTCTAGCGCTTGCCTTGAGGCGCGTATAAGCATGTCAGGGCTCTTCCTCGCCCCGAGCCGACCAAGAAATAGAATATCCTGGTTCTCACTTGAGAAACATGCCACCGGCGGTACTTTGACCGCATTATGCAGGACAATTAGTTTGTTATCATCGCAAATATTGTCGGCAAAATAGTCCCTCCATTCCTCTGAAAGCACTACTACCCTATCTGCAAT
This genomic stretch from Atopobiaceae bacterium harbors:
- a CDS encoding CpsD/CapB family tyrosine-protein kinase, with amino-acid sequence MAKMKKAQDQALEVQNAAKTLLANIRFMSVDKPVRSIVMTSSVPNEGKTFVTVNLVQAIATSGKTVLLVEGDMRRRSCANSMGVHPKSGIYSVLSGQSSLESAVVRTPQKNFFFLDAEPHIPNPPDILSSKRFAELLQEALDSYEYVVFDTPPVGTFVDAAVLSHMCDATFLVVREDYTKKPDIAASAEQLVKAGGNLAGVVMNACESRGSEYYYEYYNDSDGSKRDVSPIAMPQEQPAPQPARSYSRPAPAPRRAVPAADSTAEYVLEANTAHKAAMASTPRVRTSQDPAPQPAAAPLAAPYARPKGGYAPSARNPYLSSSDDEDL
- a CDS encoding DUF4012 domain-containing protein, with the protein product MSKHGSHAAAPSHAANGSDWVPYGHAYTFTGSNSQKRAMRSHQRRHSSNHHGRRHRHVVAKVVACVLVALVVALGACGYLLYRSATTVKSDATAVMSNLSTFETAAVSGDSASAATAANTISTKAADMKQETSSPLWKAASYVPVYGSDVSATCDLVDVLDDVAQNALLPVSEQLPGLSLSKLIGDDGSIDVATLQSLATVLSDVSPVLTRDSAAVDALPETHVSQITSIVSKVKSAFSTASSAAEKANQIAPYLSSMLGGDGQDRTYLIIAQGNSEIRATGGFPGSWGTMTVSDGHITLGDFTTIAGARPDTADQPSLTDEEVSLFGVGTQQSPGSANFNPDFPRSAEIMSEFWQTEKGQQVDGIIAIDPVFLQSMLGLVGGVTAPDGTTVDGTNAAKVLLSTVYWDIPVADQDAYFASVADSAFSQFFSNIGKVKLTSLASLISDSASDHRLQVWMRDASEESAIDAMGMSGALSTDETTPVVGVYVNDDTWAKMCWYLGIDTKVGSSVHNADGSYTYKVTTTLSNSFTKDIAASAPEYVYGYSPLKRSKTDMITHLYLYAPAGGSITDVQVSGGWNLAEGSITGFDVWSGIVQTEGGESTTVSYSVTTSTQATQTLSVRTTPDCEAGW
- a CDS encoding glycosyltransferase family 4 protein; this translates as MVNGYIDAGLGDYCQLAFVGTGVGSNLLQKSLSFARALRHYKAVVDNYDIVHLHLSIHGSYRRKSMMARIARSHGKRVILHEHSGEFKDDFEAGTNAYREDVRGTFAIADRVVVLSEEWRDYFADNICDDNKLIVLHNAVKVPPVACFSSENQDILFLGRLGARKSPDMLIRASRQALEMNPNTSLVFGGDGSAEEYEALAKRLGIADRCRFCGWVSGKEKDHLLERAAIFCLPSRHEGMPMSLLESMACGIPSIATSVGGIPQIIDDGKNGYLIEPGDELRLSSLLADLLGSPEKRAKIGSSGRQRIAEDFSIDKAVARLVSIYDDLV
- a CDS encoding phosphoesterase, whose amino-acid sequence is MRDIHCHILPGVDDGARTMADSLAMLDAAKAAGVTSMVCTPHCRDPYFDYDAMWGAFDAFKAAAGGFPLRMGFEVNHRKLMELGMGWAERLHVDGSNDFLLELSVGASPSRFEVYERTIFELQGMGYDVIIAHPERYVAVQDDIEVARELVRMGCRLQASTDFIAGGRFGREKAPAKAMLDEGLYTFVASDAHMVRHYHYLEKVCRRYHVPAMDEPDDLFAGLDAAAGPSGSGDPVQGDGKTPGYRGKHFAR
- a CDS encoding KUP/HAK/KT family potassium transporter, producing the protein MVLVTLGVVYGDIGTSPMYVMKAIVNGNGGLSSVSEDVILGALSLIIWTLTLITTVKYVVIAMKADNHNEGGIFALYSLVRKCGKWLIIPAMVGGAALLADGILTPAVTVTTAIEGLRTTDFGAAFLGETPTKVIIITIAILAVLFLVQRAGTSSIGRAFGPIMMLWFLFLGATGIWGMSGNLGVLRALNPVRGVMFLFSPTNHAGLMVLGYVFLATTGAEALYSDMGHVGKSNIYASWPFVKVCLILNYLGQGAWLIANANNATLDAIPDMNPFFQMLPEQMRTFAVILSTVAAIIASQALITGSYTLVSEATRLDLMPHLQIHYPSETKGQLYIPLVNTIMWVGCTGVVLLFQTSSHMEAAYGLAITLTMLMTTLLLTVYLGRVRHNPAGAVVFCCFFVVLEAAFFFSSLTKFAHGGYVTILMAAVLFALMVIWRRGTAVEHTQTVYLPVERYVDQLRHLRDDASYPLLADNLVFLTNDSSLEMLDRDILYSILDKHPKRAKAYWFLNVTVTDEPYTHSYVVNSFGTDFIFKVQLQLGFKVNQRVNAYLRQVVADLMTTSELAPQHHEYSIYKHPGSVGDFRFCMIRKVLAPETDITHQDRAVMTAKYFIRRVCGSAAQWYGLQSSAIIFEYVPLFGRERSVDRLERLPLAGVIMAHDSEADEEDIFTDSMAAARAANAEETYEQVIGGEETGSFPAMPTDDDYSDGNDSNDA
- a CDS encoding Wzz/FepE/Etk N-terminal domain-containing protein; the encoded protein is MTLLELFHLLRKHLSFIVTLAVGAAVVVGIVSVFLPNQYTASTTVYVLSNSSSSSSSSNSTYTDLSASQMLSNDVVTIIKSSNVKKAVADSLGISNLSSYTLSVTSSTTTRVVSLSVTGPDAQVAADVANAYVSAASDVAKSAMGVEAINTIDAAQAPSSASGPNRLMYVLVGFVAGLLVAVAYVVLRDMLDTRARSGHEVEELLGVPVVGHFPLVDGR